In Geminocystis sp. NIES-3708, a single window of DNA contains:
- the cas12k gene encoding type V CRISPR-associated protein Cas12k (Type V-K CRISPR systems have also been known as with the large Cas12k protein, has also been known as type V-U5, and Cas12k as C2c5.) — MAVITIHCRLISSKSNRHQLWNLMVQKNTPLINELLLELSQHEDLEQWCELGKLPSGLISKLCDQLKQRAEFEGQPSRFYASAINLVDYIYKSYLRTQRRLRFRLQGQQRWFEMFKSDTEFKNETNFSLTDIRVKARELLDKDLKDSSPDDYFKTYESTSDLLTRSAISYLLKNGRKLPEKPEDYQKFQKRRRKLQIKIEKLQKKIDSSPPMGRNLTNDSWLGMLNLVSNTIPQTDEEAKQWQDQLLRQSKSVPYPVMFNTNEDLRWSKNKKGRLCVTFNGLGKLVFEIYCDQQQLKWFERFYEDQEVKRKGKNQHSSALFTLRSGMLLWQEHEGKQEAWQNNHLTLYCSLDTCFETAEGTELVRQKKVKEVVNLIDAMNNKSERTKTQDAFIKRKQSTLARLDNSFPRPSKPLYQGNQNIVVAVSMSLEYPATIAMFNMSSQEVLTYRSTKQLLDNNYHLLNRQRNQKQRLSHQRHKTQRQNSSDFFTQQESELGQYLDRLLAQSIVSIAKQYQASTILLPNLKNIRDSIQAEIEAKAEAKIPNCKEAQKKYLKNYRINIHHWSYGRLIDSIQLQASKLDILIQEVKQPIRGSPQEKAKQMAILTLE, encoded by the coding sequence ATGGCTGTTATCACTATTCATTGTCGTCTAATTAGTAGTAAATCGAATCGTCATCAACTCTGGAATTTGATGGTGCAGAAGAATACACCCTTGATCAATGAGTTACTATTAGAACTATCTCAACATGAAGACTTGGAACAATGGTGCGAATTAGGTAAATTACCATCAGGTTTAATTAGTAAACTATGTGATCAATTAAAACAAAGAGCAGAATTTGAAGGACAACCATCCCGTTTTTATGCCAGTGCCATAAATCTTGTTGATTATATTTATAAATCTTACTTGCGTACCCAGAGACGTTTACGTTTTCGGTTGCAAGGACAGCAAAGATGGTTTGAGATGTTTAAGAGTGATACAGAATTCAAGAATGAAACTAATTTTTCCTTAACGGATATTAGAGTCAAGGCTAGAGAATTGTTAGATAAAGATTTAAAAGATTCTTCTCCCGATGACTATTTTAAGACTTATGAATCGACATCAGATTTACTAACTCGATCGGCAATATCTTACTTACTTAAAAATGGACGTAAACTTCCTGAGAAACCCGAAGATTATCAAAAATTTCAGAAACGTCGCCGTAAACTACAGATTAAGATAGAGAAATTGCAAAAAAAAATAGACTCTAGCCCTCCTATGGGAAGAAATCTTACTAATGATTCATGGCTAGGGATGCTCAATTTAGTTTCTAACACAATTCCGCAAACTGATGAGGAAGCAAAACAATGGCAAGATCAATTACTTAGACAATCTAAGTCTGTTCCTTATCCTGTTATGTTCAATACCAATGAAGATTTAAGATGGAGTAAGAACAAAAAAGGACGTTTGTGTGTTACTTTTAATGGCTTGGGTAAACTTGTTTTTGAAATCTATTGTGATCAACAGCAGTTAAAATGGTTTGAGCGTTTTTATGAGGATCAGGAAGTCAAAAGAAAAGGAAAAAATCAACACTCTAGTGCTTTATTTACTCTACGCTCAGGAATGTTGCTCTGGCAAGAACATGAGGGCAAACAAGAAGCATGGCAAAATAATCATTTGACTCTATATTGCTCTTTAGATACTTGTTTTGAGACGGCAGAAGGTACGGAATTAGTTCGACAGAAGAAGGTGAAAGAGGTTGTTAATCTCATTGATGCTATGAATAATAAAAGTGAGCGAACTAAAACTCAAGATGCTTTTATCAAACGCAAACAATCGACTCTCGCTCGTCTTGATAATTCTTTCCCCCGTCCAAGTAAACCTTTATATCAAGGGAATCAAAATATTGTGGTTGCTGTTTCCATGAGTTTAGAATACCCTGCAACTATTGCTATGTTCAATATGTCTTCGCAAGAAGTCTTAACTTATCGAAGCACGAAACAACTATTAGATAATAATTATCACTTGCTTAATCGTCAACGTAACCAAAAGCAAAGACTTTCTCATCAAAGACATAAAACCCAGAGACAAAATTCTTCTGATTTTTTCACTCAACAAGAATCGGAGTTAGGGCAGTATCTCGATCGTTTATTAGCTCAAAGTATTGTTTCAATAGCCAAGCAGTATCAAGCTAGTACAATACTTCTTCCAAACTTGAAAAATATTCGAGATTCCATTCAAGCTGAGATAGAAGCAAAAGCCGAGGCGAAGATTCCAAATTGTAAAGAAGCTCAGAAAAAATATTTGAAGAATTATCGAATCAATATTCACCATTGGAGTTATGGACGTTTAATTGATAGTATTCAACTTCAAGCCTCGAAATTAGATATTTTGATTCAAGAAGTAAAACAACCCATTCGAGGTAGCCCCCAAGAAAAAGCCAAACAAATGGCAATATTAACTTTGGAATGA
- a CDS encoding bifunctional 2-polyprenyl-6-hydroxyphenol methylase/3-demethylubiquinol 3-O-methyltransferase UbiG yields the protein MSEVRKAVQKLYNTYPFPPDPLLDEPPPGYNWRWHYQSAYNFCTGMKPQKEKIRILDAGCGTGSGTEYLLLHNPTADIVAIDISENALATAQKRLEKSGVLNNFQGTITFKQLPLESVNTLEGSFDLINCVGVLHHLPEPEIGIKAIAEKLAEGGIMHIFVYGELGRWEIQLMQKAIALLQGDKRDDYVDGVKVGREIFATLPENNRLVTKEKQRWQWENQRDECFADMYVHPQEVDYNINTLFKFIAVSGLEFIGFSNPESWQLERLIGKNQDLINRAKNLTDQQRYRLIELLDPDNTTHYEFFLGKPPLVRQNWEDNNLLKKAKPELNPCMLGWESKSLFNYQFQPITIDDDEFSFMQYCAKNPSENLTVGDIFSQTNFTLDQVRLLIKKQLIMLVIN from the coding sequence ATGTCAGAAGTTAGAAAAGCCGTTCAAAAACTTTATAACACGTATCCTTTTCCTCCAGATCCATTATTAGATGAACCACCTCCGGGTTATAATTGGCGTTGGCATTACCAATCTGCTTATAATTTTTGTACGGGAATGAAGCCTCAAAAAGAAAAAATTCGTATTTTGGATGCTGGTTGTGGTACAGGTTCTGGTACAGAATATTTACTATTGCATAATCCTACGGCGGATATTGTTGCTATTGATATTAGTGAAAATGCCTTAGCTACGGCACAAAAACGGCTGGAAAAATCGGGAGTATTAAATAATTTTCAAGGTACAATTACTTTTAAACAACTTCCTCTTGAATCTGTTAATACTTTAGAGGGAAGTTTTGATTTAATTAACTGTGTCGGTGTATTACATCATTTACCAGAGCCTGAAATCGGCATTAAAGCAATAGCGGAAAAGTTAGCCGAAGGCGGCATTATGCACATTTTTGTCTATGGAGAGTTAGGTAGATGGGAAATTCAATTGATGCAAAAAGCCATTGCTTTATTACAAGGTGATAAGCGAGATGATTATGTTGACGGGGTGAAAGTTGGTAGGGAAATTTTTGCAACCTTACCTGAAAATAACCGCCTAGTTACTAAAGAGAAACAACGTTGGCAATGGGAAAATCAAAGAGACGAATGTTTTGCAGATATGTATGTGCATCCTCAAGAGGTTGACTATAATATCAATACTTTGTTTAAATTCATCGCTGTTTCTGGTTTAGAATTTATTGGTTTTTCTAACCCTGAGTCATGGCAATTAGAGAGGTTAATTGGCAAAAATCAAGACTTAATTAATCGAGCAAAAAATTTAACAGATCAACAACGTTACCGTTTGATAGAATTACTTGATCCTGATAATACCACTCATTATGAATTTTTCTTGGGAAAACCGCCTTTAGTAAGACAAAATTGGGAAGATAATAATTTATTAAAAAAAGCAAAACCAGAATTAAATCCTTGTATGCTAGGTTGGGAGAGCAAAAGTTTATTTAACTATCAATTTCAACCTATAACTATCGATGATGATGAATTTTCTTTTATGCAATATTGTGCTAAAAATCCTTCAGAAAATTTAACGGTAGGAGATATTTTCTCTCAAACTAATTTTACTTTAGATCAAGTTCGATTACTTATCAAAAAACAATTAATAATGTTAGTTATTAATTAA
- a CDS encoding aldo/keto reductase, protein MEYRRFGRTELSMPVFSCGGMRYQYKWQDLPINEIPEDNQRNLELTIKKSLEIGINHIETARFYGSSEIQLGQILPTLPREKLIIQTKISPEEDGKVFRANFEKSLSYLNLDYVDLLGLHGINTFELLDCTMKEGGCLEEARKLQQEGKVRFIGFSTHAPTDIIVKTIKTNEFDYVNLHWYWIYQNNWEAILEANHHDMGVFIISPSNKGGMLYQSPSKLINLTKPLSPIVFNNLFCLSRPEIHTLSIGAEKPSDFDEHLTTLSLLPQAKELLPPIIERLENHAKEILGEEWLNTWHIGLPNHEQTPGNINIPMILWLRNLVLAYDLVEYGKMRYNLLGNGGHWFPGKKADKLEEFNLTQCLVNSPYKDKIPQFLAEAQKILGGEEVKRLSQS, encoded by the coding sequence ATGGAATATCGCCGATTTGGTAGAACAGAATTATCTATGCCTGTGTTTTCCTGCGGAGGAATGCGTTATCAATATAAATGGCAAGATTTACCCATAAATGAAATCCCTGAAGATAATCAACGTAATTTAGAATTAACTATTAAAAAAAGCTTAGAAATTGGCATAAATCATATCGAAACTGCTAGATTTTATGGTTCGTCAGAAATACAATTAGGACAAATTCTGCCAACATTACCAAGAGAAAAACTTATTATTCAAACCAAAATCTCCCCAGAAGAAGATGGTAAAGTATTTAGAGCTAATTTTGAAAAATCTCTGAGTTATTTGAATCTTGATTATGTCGATTTACTAGGTTTACATGGTATTAATACCTTTGAACTATTAGATTGTACGATGAAGGAGGGTGGTTGTTTAGAAGAAGCGAGGAAATTGCAACAAGAAGGGAAAGTCAGATTTATTGGTTTTTCAACCCATGCACCAACAGATATAATCGTAAAAACGATCAAAACTAATGAGTTTGATTATGTAAATTTACATTGGTATTGGATATATCAAAATAATTGGGAAGCAATTTTAGAGGCTAACCACCATGATATGGGTGTTTTTATTATTAGCCCTTCAAATAAAGGGGGTATGCTTTATCAATCACCTTCTAAGTTAATTAATCTAACTAAACCTCTTTCTCCCATCGTTTTCAATAATTTATTTTGTTTATCTCGTCCTGAAATACATACTTTGAGTATTGGTGCAGAAAAACCTTCAGATTTTGACGAACATTTAACTACCTTATCACTGCTTCCTCAAGCAAAAGAATTATTACCCCCAATTATTGAAAGATTAGAAAACCATGCTAAAGAAATATTAGGGGAAGAATGGTTAAACACATGGCATATTGGATTACCGAATCATGAACAAACCCCTGGTAATATTAATATACCCATGATTTTATGGTTACGAAATTTAGTATTAGCTTACGATTTAGTCGAATATGGGAAAATGCGTTACAATTTGTTAGGTAATGGAGGACATTGGTTTCCAGGAAAAAAAGCGGATAAATTAGAGGAATTTAATTTAACCCAATGTTTAGTCAATAGTCCATATAAAGATAAAATACCTCAATTTTTGGCGGAAGCACAGAAGATTTTAGGGGGAGAAGAAGTTAAGCGTTTATCTCAAAGCTAG
- a CDS encoding 2Fe-2S iron-sulfur cluster-binding protein, translated as MATMTMTPPKNAVKTHNVTLVFPDGNKKVLNVKEGEYISDVAITQGIKLPSSCNAGVCVTCTGKLVEGSIIHDHTFLQPKEEEAGFLLTCRTFVTSDCVILTNQEDALLDM; from the coding sequence ATGGCTACTATGACAATGACTCCACCTAAAAATGCCGTGAAAACTCACAACGTAACATTAGTTTTTCCTGATGGGAATAAAAAAGTGTTAAATGTAAAAGAGGGTGAATATATTAGTGATGTGGCAATAACTCAAGGGATAAAATTACCCTCATCATGTAATGCAGGAGTTTGTGTAACTTGTACTGGAAAATTGGTAGAAGGTTCGATCATTCATGATCACACTTTTTTACAACCGAAGGAAGAAGAAGCAGGATTTTTATTAACTTGTCGAACTTTTGTTACCTCGGATTGTGTTATTTTAACTAATCAAGAAGATGCTTTATTGGATATGTAA
- a CDS encoding ABA4-like family protein, which yields MDLNFLFNIANIFVLPFWLLIIFMPNWVLTKKIMESYLIFLPLIFLYIYLFITSLNPESIATLSNPQLLDLAKVFSDPVVTFAGWVHFLILDLFLGRYIYWQGQNEKIWTIHSLILCLFAGPIGFLSHIITKAIQTQLTKKVEPELT from the coding sequence ATGGACTTAAATTTTTTATTTAACATAGCAAATATTTTTGTGCTTCCATTTTGGTTATTAATTATTTTTATGCCAAATTGGGTATTAACTAAAAAAATAATGGAATCTTACTTAATATTTTTACCACTAATTTTTTTATATATTTATCTTTTTATTACCAGCTTAAACCCAGAATCAATAGCTACTTTATCTAATCCTCAATTATTAGATTTAGCCAAAGTATTTAGTGATCCTGTCGTAACTTTTGCCGGTTGGGTACACTTTCTAATATTAGACTTATTTTTGGGAAGATATATCTATTGGCAAGGACAAAATGAAAAAATTTGGACAATACACTCATTAATTCTTTGTTTATTTGCAGGACCAATTGGCTTTTTATCCCATATAATAACTAAAGCTATTCAAACTCAATTAACAAAAAAAGTTGAACCTGAATTAACTTAG
- a CDS encoding type I restriction-modification enzyme R subunit C-terminal domain-containing protein yields MFLTTKTTSQITGCTLRQLQYWREQGLVVPEVDATGKGRSVFYTRENLVVLMVMQKLLSGGLDYSQACAGLEALKERDPHFTDSNIQSRYLLSHDDDHTMVIMDFEINNIEQCLKKGCAVIPIWLDEIHSSLTEKLDQVSSQEIDHQEIRQKAQQMESEATTRKNRIDQILSALGWNIVDYTPDLDSSQLVNHGVREYPLTTGRADYVLFVNGLLVGIIEAKKILIEPLSALEQAKRYSKGAFEGIGNWEGYRVPFLYSSNGQLIYFLDVREKFNLAREISSFHTPNGLAELLKRKVSFSFEWLENNPIEQNEHLRPYQVEAIASIEKAIAEGRRELLVAMATGTGKTFMIVSSIYRLLVSKRVKRVLFLVDRRALAAQAVRAFASFSTPNGKKFDQEYEVYSQQFQQEDFGEEDKFNSKVLPNKYLTDPSEVHTFVYVSTIQRMKLNLFGNANNHVILNDSEESERFLDKFKKTEKSENVIVTDDSGDCEFEDGVEQLPIPIHAFDLIISDECHRGYTASENGYWRRVLDHFDAIKIGLTATPAIHTLNLFKEVVFRYSTEQAIADGYLVDYEQVNINSEVTINGAFLREGEMVTRVDQETGENFYDQLEDEREFNATDIERKITVPDRTRKIIQEIAKYAEQHEQETGRFPKILIFACNDLEHTSHANQVVSICKEVFNRGDDFVQKITGKVDRPLQKIREFRNRPKPAIAVTVDLLTTGIDIPAIEFVVFMRFVKSRILWVQMLGRGTRLCKDIDKTHFKVFDCFNGSLVEYFADTTDFRFVPPRQQAMPLSQLVGNIIYDVDRERHLDMLNRRLHRVDRSIATEAREQLDLYLNGASNKGLARTFQDLFDEQPEEALSLLQDQEFIDFLEDYPRRRATFLIAEEVEDTVTSEVVVQGQKPEDYLTAFYRFVEENSEQIEALQILRQRPQDWGVEALEELRSKLKEHRFTEDNLQRAYKLVHQKALADIISLIRSAFDHSYPVYTAEERVERAIASVTDGKQFTDEQLEWLGYIKQHLIQNLSIDLDDFEYAPIFELHGGKIKAQQVFFQDLQDLVKILNHQIAL; encoded by the coding sequence ATGTTTCTTACCACTAAAACAACTTCACAGATAACTGGTTGTACTTTGCGTCAATTGCAATATTGGCGAGAACAGGGATTAGTAGTACCAGAGGTAGATGCAACAGGAAAAGGACGTAGTGTATTTTACACCAGAGAAAATTTAGTAGTTTTAATGGTGATGCAGAAATTATTGTCTGGGGGATTAGATTATTCTCAGGCTTGTGCTGGATTGGAAGCGCTTAAAGAACGAGATCCCCATTTTACGGATTCAAATATTCAAAGTCGTTATCTCTTATCTCATGATGATGATCACACAATGGTAATTATGGATTTTGAGATTAATAATATAGAACAATGCTTAAAAAAAGGATGCGCTGTTATCCCCATTTGGTTAGATGAGATTCATTCTTCTTTAACCGAAAAACTAGATCAAGTTTCTTCTCAAGAAATCGATCATCAAGAAATAAGACAAAAGGCACAGCAAATGGAATCAGAAGCTACTACCAGAAAGAATCGTATCGATCAGATTTTATCGGCTTTAGGATGGAATATAGTGGACTATACTCCTGATCTTGATAGCTCTCAATTAGTCAATCATGGGGTAAGAGAATATCCTTTAACTACGGGGAGAGCAGACTATGTTTTATTTGTGAATGGCTTATTAGTAGGAATTATTGAAGCGAAGAAAATATTGATCGAGCCATTATCGGCATTAGAACAGGCAAAACGTTATTCAAAAGGTGCATTTGAAGGCATCGGAAATTGGGAAGGTTATCGAGTTCCATTTCTGTACTCTAGTAATGGGCAGTTAATTTATTTCCTTGACGTGCGAGAAAAGTTCAATTTAGCTCGTGAAATTAGTTCTTTTCATACCCCCAATGGGTTGGCAGAATTATTAAAAAGAAAAGTATCTTTCTCCTTTGAGTGGCTTGAAAATAATCCGATCGAACAAAATGAGCATTTAAGACCATACCAAGTAGAAGCGATCGCATCCATTGAAAAAGCTATAGCCGAAGGGCGACGAGAATTATTGGTGGCGATGGCAACAGGTACAGGAAAAACTTTTATGATCGTTTCTTCTATTTATCGTCTATTGGTTTCTAAAAGGGTGAAACGGGTATTGTTTTTAGTCGATCGCAGGGCATTAGCTGCACAAGCAGTGAGAGCGTTTGCGTCCTTTTCGACTCCTAATGGAAAGAAGTTTGATCAAGAGTACGAGGTTTATAGTCAACAATTTCAACAGGAAGATTTTGGAGAGGAAGACAAGTTTAATTCCAAAGTACTACCGAATAAGTATTTGACTGATCCTTCAGAAGTTCATACTTTTGTGTATGTATCAACTATTCAAAGGATGAAACTCAATTTGTTCGGGAATGCTAATAATCATGTCATTCTGAACGATAGTGAAGAATCTGAGAGATTCCTCGACAAGTTCAAAAAGACAGAAAAATCAGAAAATGTCATAGTGACAGATGATAGTGGAGATTGTGAATTTGAAGATGGTGTGGAACAGTTGCCAATCCCTATTCATGCCTTTGATCTCATTATCTCTGACGAGTGTCATCGAGGTTATACTGCCAGTGAAAATGGTTATTGGCGAAGAGTTTTGGATCATTTTGATGCCATTAAGATTGGTTTAACAGCCACTCCTGCCATTCATACCCTGAATCTTTTTAAAGAGGTTGTTTTTCGTTACAGTACAGAACAGGCGATCGCCGATGGTTATTTAGTGGACTATGAGCAGGTTAATATTAACTCGGAAGTGACTATTAATGGTGCTTTCCTAAGAGAAGGAGAAATGGTTACAAGGGTCGATCAAGAAACAGGAGAGAATTTTTATGATCAATTAGAAGATGAAAGAGAATTTAATGCTACTGACATAGAACGTAAAATAACAGTACCCGATCGCACTCGAAAAATTATTCAAGAAATTGCTAAATATGCCGAGCAACATGAACAAGAAACAGGGCGTTTTCCCAAAATATTAATATTTGCTTGTAACGATTTAGAGCATACTTCCCACGCTAATCAGGTGGTTTCTATTTGTAAGGAAGTCTTTAACAGGGGAGATGATTTCGTCCAAAAGATTACGGGGAAAGTCGATCGCCCCTTACAAAAAATAAGGGAGTTTCGTAACCGTCCTAAACCTGCCATTGCCGTTACAGTGGACTTATTAACTACGGGTATCGATATACCAGCCATTGAGTTTGTGGTGTTTATGCGATTTGTTAAGTCTCGTATTCTTTGGGTGCAGATGTTGGGAAGGGGTACAAGACTATGTAAAGACATAGATAAAACTCATTTTAAGGTGTTTGATTGTTTTAATGGCTCTCTAGTAGAATATTTTGCGGATACCACTGATTTTCGCTTTGTGCCTCCCCGTCAACAGGCTATGCCTTTAAGTCAGCTTGTGGGTAATATTATCTATGATGTCGATCGAGAACGTCATTTGGATATGTTAAATCGGCGGTTACACAGAGTCGATCGCAGTATCGCCACTGAAGCGAGAGAGCAATTAGATTTGTATTTAAATGGTGCTAGTAACAAAGGGTTAGCTCGAACTTTTCAAGACTTATTTGATGAACAACCAGAAGAAGCCCTTTCATTATTACAAGATCAAGAATTTATAGATTTTCTGGAAGACTATCCCCGTCGCAGAGCTACTTTTTTAATTGCGGAGGAGGTTGAGGATACTGTTACATCGGAAGTGGTGGTGCAGGGGCAAAAGCCAGAGGATTACTTAACGGCTTTCTACCGTTTTGTCGAGGAGAATAGCGAACAGATAGAGGCGTTACAGATATTGCGTCAACGCCCCCAAGATTGGGGAGTAGAAGCCTTAGAGGAGTTAAGAAGTAAGTTGAAGGAGCATCGTTTTACAGAGGATAATTTACAAAGGGCTTATAAGTTAGTCCATCAAAAGGCTTTAGCTGATATTATTTCTTTGATCCGTTCGGCTTTTGATCATTCTTATCCTGTTTATACCGCAGAAGAAAGGGTAGAAAGGGCGATCGCATCTGTGACTGATGGGAAACAGTTTACCGATGAGCAATTAGAGTGGTTGGGTTATATCAAGCAACATCTAATCCAGAATCTCAGTATCGATTTAGATGACTTTGAATATGCCCCTATCTTTGAATTGCATGGGGGGAAAATCAAAGCTCAACAAGTTTTCTTTCAGGATTTACAGGATTTAGTAAAAATACTAAATCATCAAATTGCCTTGTAG
- a CDS encoding efflux RND transporter periplasmic adaptor subunit has translation MMFLTTNTIVKYGCLFLLLSPLTGCFMESKTEAQEEQDVSKNPPPPAVDAIKVTREFLNKSQEYIGTTEPIKQIILRSQAEGQILSLKVDVGDKVSQGQVIAELDNTLLKAALYKAEAELASLQSAVIEAEADVISAQAQVKSDQIRFAQTEVDANRLKELYDDGAIAKRDVELAMTEAKTAKQSVKASESQVKVKKATVETAKGRIISQKAVIQEEKKRLIFTKIKAPSSGYVLERMTEQGNLIQPGGEIIRIGDFSQVKVNVAVSELELKNLTLGKTVNVNLDAFPQQKFTGIINRISPAANQESRQIPLEILLSNQDQKISSGLLARVTFNNNENPPILIPESALKIDNPRGNKLSNTVFILDNINGNEQVITRQVTIGENKNGKVEILSGLNSNDRLIVKSSGKLENGQTVRLSAISTIN, from the coding sequence ATGATGTTTCTCACCACTAATACCATTGTCAAATATGGATGTTTATTTTTATTGTTATCACCTTTGACGGGGTGTTTTATGGAATCGAAAACCGAAGCACAAGAAGAGCAAGACGTAAGTAAAAATCCTCCTCCCCCTGCCGTAGATGCGATAAAAGTGACAAGAGAGTTTCTGAATAAATCACAAGAATATATTGGTACAACAGAACCTATTAAACAAATTATATTGCGATCGCAAGCTGAAGGACAAATATTAAGTTTGAAAGTGGATGTTGGTGATAAAGTTAGTCAGGGACAAGTTATTGCTGAATTAGATAATACTTTATTAAAAGCGGCATTATATAAAGCAGAAGCAGAATTGGCTTCTCTTCAATCCGCAGTTATCGAAGCTGAAGCAGATGTAATTTCTGCACAAGCACAGGTGAAATCTGATCAAATACGTTTTGCACAAACAGAGGTTGATGCGAATAGGTTAAAAGAATTATATGATGATGGAGCAATCGCAAAAAGAGATGTAGAATTAGCTATGACAGAAGCAAAAACTGCTAAACAGTCGGTAAAAGCATCGGAATCTCAAGTAAAGGTCAAAAAAGCTACTGTAGAAACAGCTAAAGGAAGAATTATAAGTCAAAAAGCTGTTATTCAAGAAGAGAAAAAGAGATTAATTTTTACGAAAATCAAAGCACCTAGTAGTGGTTACGTCTTAGAAAGAATGACTGAACAGGGAAATTTAATTCAACCCGGAGGAGAAATTATTAGAATAGGAGATTTTAGTCAAGTAAAAGTAAATGTTGCAGTATCAGAATTAGAATTAAAAAACTTAACTTTAGGAAAAACAGTTAATGTTAATTTAGATGCTTTTCCTCAACAAAAATTTACTGGTATTATTAATAGAATATCACCAGCAGCAAATCAAGAATCAAGGCAAATTCCTTTAGAAATTTTGTTAAGTAATCAAGATCAAAAAATTAGTAGTGGTTTATTAGCTAGAGTAACATTTAATAATAATGAAAATCCTCCTATTCTTATTCCTGAATCAGCCTTAAAAATAGATAATCCTAGGGGTAATAAACTTTCAAATACTGTTTTTATTTTAGATAATATCAATGGAAATGAACAGGTAATTACTAGACAAGTTACCATAGGAGAGAATAAAAATGGCAAAGTAGAAATATTATCAGGACTAAATTCTAATGATCGTTTAATAGTTAAAAGTAGTGGTAAATTAGAAAATGGACAAACCGTTAGGTTGAGTGCCATTTCGACTATTAACTGA